In Drosophila pseudoobscura strain MV-25-SWS-2005 chromosome 4, UCI_Dpse_MV25, whole genome shotgun sequence, the following proteins share a genomic window:
- the fs(2)ltoPP43 gene encoding uncharacterized protein fs(2)ltoPP43 isoform X2, which produces MPAVVRIKRRIDEEPHTAFVLNGKRRRLHNDENSLATAQVLSGADPTAAAADKDELTTVLKFAGTLAKQDDSATKQFAAARLNKATAKELVQQKSNDAAIASALRRDRQRQEAQQTTREQRFRVVNCLRTTLDDTNESEGAVGGSSTDEASQITILDIESQQQQQQRTETAAAGGQLAEDEQLQPGGGLQHDQQQPADSDIGYVYDLYVPENEMQAAYVDMMDDNYLRLNYPFNYYYTCYW; this is translated from the exons atgCCTGCCGTGGTGCGTATTAAGCGGCGTATTGATGAAGAACCACACACGGCCTTTGTGCTGAACGGGAAACGGCGACGACTGCACAACGATGAGAATTCCTTGGCCACAGCACAAGTACTGTCGGGGGCGGATCCGACTGCAGCCGCCGCAGACAAAGACGAGCTAACAACCGTGCTGAAATTTGCCGGCACTCTGGCAAAGCAG GATGACAGCGCCACAAAACAATTTGCAGCGGCGCGACTCAACAAAGCCACGGCCAAGGAGTTGGTACAGCAGAAATCCAATGATGCGGCCATTGCCAGTGCTCTGCGCAGGGACAGGCAACGCCAGGAGGCACAACAAACCACACGCGAGCAACGTTTCCGTGTCGTAAACTGTTTAAGGACCACACTCGATGACACCAATGAGAGCGAGGGTGCGGTAGGCGGCAGCAGTACAGATGAAGCTTCACAGATCACAATTCTGGATATAGaatcacagcagcagcagcagcaacgtacagaaacagcagcagcaggaggacaGCTAGCAGAGGATGAGCAACTGCAGCCGGGAGGAGGCCTACAGCATGATCAACAACAGCCAGCCGATTCGGATATTGGCTATGTCTACGATTTATATGTACCCGAGAATGAGATGCAAGCGGCCTATGTCGATATGATGGATGACAATTATCTAAG GTTAAATTATCCGTTTAATTACTACTACACCTGCTACTGGTAG
- the fs(2)ltoPP43 gene encoding probable RNA polymerase II nuclear localization protein SLC7A6OS isoform X1, with translation MPAVVRIKRRIDEEPHTAFVLNGKRRRLHNDENSLATAQVLSGADPTAAAADKDELTTVLKFAGTLAKQDDSATKQFAAARLNKATAKELVQQKSNDAAIASALRRDRQRQEAQQTTREQRFRVVNCLRTTLDDTNESEGAVGGSSTDEASQITILDIESQQQQQQRTETAAAGGQLAEDEQLQPGGGLQHDQQQPADSDIGYVYDLYVPENEMQAAYVDMMDDNYLSVIPMGDIILEDCYNDADEEYDSEDSNQENYYANDYPDDEEAAMGSDDDLAREMNKFVFDDDEDEDGNVTSSDSEGYNTYHDPYIHSINTSNDSFADDVDFCNTDRERGSAYERYRRRIMRELEEGLNPPSQLSPEDLDSDADDDEDSFASADDK, from the exons atgCCTGCCGTGGTGCGTATTAAGCGGCGTATTGATGAAGAACCACACACGGCCTTTGTGCTGAACGGGAAACGGCGACGACTGCACAACGATGAGAATTCCTTGGCCACAGCACAAGTACTGTCGGGGGCGGATCCGACTGCAGCCGCCGCAGACAAAGACGAGCTAACAACCGTGCTGAAATTTGCCGGCACTCTGGCAAAGCAG GATGACAGCGCCACAAAACAATTTGCAGCGGCGCGACTCAACAAAGCCACGGCCAAGGAGTTGGTACAGCAGAAATCCAATGATGCGGCCATTGCCAGTGCTCTGCGCAGGGACAGGCAACGCCAGGAGGCACAACAAACCACACGCGAGCAACGTTTCCGTGTCGTAAACTGTTTAAGGACCACACTCGATGACACCAATGAGAGCGAGGGTGCGGTAGGCGGCAGCAGTACAGATGAAGCTTCACAGATCACAATTCTGGATATAGaatcacagcagcagcagcagcaacgtacagaaacagcagcagcaggaggacaGCTAGCAGAGGATGAGCAACTGCAGCCGGGAGGAGGCCTACAGCATGATCAACAACAGCCAGCCGATTCGGATATTGGCTATGTCTACGATTTATATGTACCCGAGAATGAGATGCAAGCGGCCTATGTCGATATGATGGATGACAATTATCTAAG CGTTATACCCATGGGAGATATAATCCTAGAGGATTGCTACAACGATGCCGATGAAGAGTACGATTCAGAGGACTCCAATCAGGAGAACTACTATGCCAACGATTATCCTGATGATGAGGAAGCAGCAATGGGCTCTGATGACGATTTGGCCCGTGAAATGAACAAGTTTGTTTTCG ACgacgatgaagatgaagatggaaATGTCACCTCAAGCGATTCGGAGGGCTATAACACCTATCATGATCCCTATATCCACTCAATTAACACCTCAAATGATAGCTTTGCGGATGATGTGGATTTCTGCAACACGGATCGCGAGCGTGGCAGTGCCTATGAGCGTTATAGGCGTCGCATTATGCGTGAGCTCGAGGAGGGCTTGAACCCCCCCAGTCAGCTTAGTCCCGAGGACTTGGACTCCGatgccgatgatgatgaggattCCTTTGCTAGTGCCGATGATAAATAA
- the LOC4816203 gene encoding RNA-binding motif protein, X-linked 2, whose amino-acid sequence MNPLTNMKNVLKLSEQDLQQGVGKKSWHDMYRDSAWIFVAGFPYNLSEGDIICVFSQYGEVVNINLVRDSKTGKSKGFCFLCYEDQRSTVLAVDNLNGIKIMERTLRVDHVLDYKPPKENEKMDEETLRLYMEGCAPRPQMGDVKTEKKEYRNKFKGK is encoded by the coding sequence ATGAATCCCCTAACAAATATGAAAAATGTGCTAAAACTCAGCGAGCAGGACCTGCAACAGGGGGTGGGGAAGAAGAGCTGGCACGACATGTACCGCGACTCGGCCTGGATCTTTGTGGCCGGCTTCCCGTACAACCTCTCCGAGGGCGACATCATCTGCGTCTTCTCGCAGTACGGAGAAGTGGTAAACATCAATCTGGTACGCGACTCGAAAACGGGAAAGTCCAAGGGCTTCTGTTTCCTGTGCTACGAGGATCAGCGCTCCACTGTGTTGGCCGTGGACAATCTGAATGGAATAAAAATCATGGAGCGGACATTGCGCGTGGACCATGTCCTGGACTACAAGCCGCCCAAGGAGAACGAAAAGATGGACGAGGAGACACTGCGTCTCTATATGGAGGGTTGTGCACCCAGGCCACAGATGGGCGATGTTAAGACTGAAAAAAAGGAATACAGAAACAAATTTaaaggcaaataa
- the Uvrag gene encoding UV radiation resistance-associated gene protein codes for MNLRPRCRKWLPLATQQLRLRNLTRIQGFNIVCRQLSGVTEAEVEAEADSEDVLLYYTLHTDKASEALYTSERLPQRHQQQKWAEIGADGDAWRKSNAQCVCVKVWKHCPSAKRSVGQTSETDDRTKDMCGEHGRRPELLFSWGVYFSGLIPLAPLTIAQCGQNCLIFQMNGEQFVSPSMISEQGLHAQLHLHYQNYGEEEKEEQPKDQLGINSPNTSRSASPVLKMSTMRHVQLKCHQQEIRRSYNLDKLLLLQRLQRLQQQKLRHMTEIGKEIARLSVHCVTRNELRLKPRTTSLSGDHSHHIHHSMGRTLSVLLAEQQQIAPLALYNAQQLTKQIEGLRCKQRLLQAERETCQQRNEKATLRLKALAERKEALQQKLHRQRHHLEKERLELQLLQPQHLAQRDQRRQIMRQMERRMSTLVLELQEIYNIQSVGGGQQLSICGIAFPHMEQYTSDSRQAANAQVLENVSPLAVSAALGYVAHLVQMLAIIMDRPLRNRILYEPSKSRIVDEIKELTYTTREFPLYTRSVLPSQQTKYAIYLLRQNVSQLCFDIIGHCDLRNTFGNLLELFSTLRYIERTQRGDETDSGRTRLVNGLTTPANAHLSQSHSSVDMNHVALPTTANAAKDALLQQLLPPGVSQALAIEGYASTQRICRSVGSYSDGEDEFRPRLEHNYSNSDSNIALQTERS; via the exons ATGAATCTGCGGCCGCGCTGCCGCAAATGGTTGCCGCTGGCAACGCAGCAGCTCCGTCTCCGCAACCTGACGCGTATCCAGGGATTCAACATTGTGTGCCGCCAATTGAGTGGAGTGACGGAGGCGGAAGTGGAAGCTGAGGCGGATTCGGAGGACGTGTTGCTTTACTATACGCTTCACACAGATAAGGCTAGTGAAGCACTCTACACGAGCGAGCGGCTGCCGCAGCGCCATCAGCAGCAAAAGTGGGCGGAGATCGGTGCAGACGGCGATGCCTGGCGGAAATCTAATGcgcagtgtgtgtgcgtcaaGGTGTGGAAGCACTGTCCGTCAGCCAAGCGATCCGTTGGCCAAACAAGTGAGACTGACGACAGGACGAAGGACATGTGCGG GGAGCATGGGAGACGCCCCGAACTGCTGTTCAGCTGGGGCGTATACTTCTCCGGCCTGATACCCCTGGCTCCTCTAACGATTGCCCAGTGCGGCCAGAACTGTTTGATTTTCCAAATGAATGGCGAACAGTTTGTGTCCCCGTCGATGATCAGCGAGCAGGGCCTGCATGCGCAGCTGCATCTGCACTATCAGAATTACGGGGAAGAGGAGAAAGAGGAGCAGCCGAAGGACCAGCTCGGCATCAACTCTCCCAACACCAGTCGCAGCGCGAGTCCCGTCCTGAAAATGAGCACGATGCGGCACGTCCAACTGAAGTGCCATCAGCAGGAGATTCGCCGCAGCTACAACCTGGACAAGCTGCTCTTGCTGCAGCGCCTgcagcgactgcagcagcagaagctgcgCCACATGACTGAGATCGGCAAGGAGATTGCTCGCCTGAGCGTTCACTGCGTCACCAGGAACGAGCTGCGGCTCAAGCCGCGCACCACTTCCCTATCCGGAGACCACTCCCACCACATTCACCATTCCATGGGGCGAACGCTCAGCGTTCTGCTGGCCGAGCAACAGCAGATTGCCCCCCTGGCGCTGTACAATGCCCAGCAGCTCACCAAGCAGATTGAAGGTCTGCGCTGCAAGCAGCGGCTGCTCCAAGCGGAGCGCGAAACCTGCCAGCAGCGAAACGAGAAAGCCACCCTTCGTCTGAAGGCACTGGCTGAGAGAAAGGAAGCCCTGCAGCAGAAGTTGCACAGGCAGCGGCATCACCTCGAGAAAGAACGCCTAGagctgcagttgctgcagcCCCAGCACCTGGCTCAGCGGGATCAGCGACGCCAGATTATGCGGCAGATGGAACGACGCATGTCGACTttggtgctggagctgcaggagATCTACAACATCCAGAGCGTGGGCGGGGGTCAGCAGCTCAGCATTTGCGGAATTGCGTTCCCCCACATGGAGCAGTACACAAGTGATTCGCGGCAGGCGGCCAATGCCCAGGTCCTTGAGAATGTCTCACCGCTGGCGGTGAGTGCGGCACTCGGCTATGTGGCTCATCTAGTGCAGATGCTGGCCATTATCATGGACAGGCCCCTGCGGAACCGCATCCTCTACGAGCCCTCCAAATCGAGGATTGTGGACGAGATCAAAGAACTAACCTACACCACAAGAGA GTTCCCCCTCTATACGCGCTCCGTTCTGCCGTCCCAACAGACCAAATATGCCATCTACCTGCTGCGTCAGAACGTCTCCCAGCTATGCTTCGACATTATCGGTCACTGTGATCTGCGCAACACCTTCGGAAATCTCCTGGAGCTGTTCAGCACCTTGCGATATATCGAACGCACCCAGAGGGGCGACGAGACGGACAGTGGCAGGACGCGACTGGTAAATGGTCTGACAACCCCGGCGAACGCGCACTTGTCCCAGTCCCATTCATCGGTGGACATGAATCATGTGGCGCTGCCCACCACCGCAAATGCGGCCAAAGATGCcctgctccagcagctgctgccaccggGCGTGAGTCAGGCTCTGGCCATCGAGGGTTATGCGTCAACGCAGCG CATTTGTCGTTCAGTGGGTTCCTACTCGGATGGCGAGGATGAATTTCGACCCAGATTGGAGCACAACTATTCCAATTCGGACTCAAACATAGCCCTCCAAACGGAGCGCAGCTGA